The genomic DNA TTCATAGGTTCCAATTTTGTTAGCAAAATCGCCATTTTTTGCAATACGATCAGCTCCGGTGATAACTAGATCTATCTCTCCTGTTCGCATGAGATGACCTGCTGCGTTATCTGCAATGACGATACAGGGAATACCTTCTTGTTTTAATTCCCAAGCGGTGAGAAGACCTTGCAGCCGAGGGCGGGTTTCATCTGCATAAATAAAAAGTTTTTTTCCGTTACGATATGCACATCGAAGAGGAGATAGTGCAGTTCCATAGTCAACAGTTGCAAGTGCACCAGCGTTACAATGGGTCAAAATCCGCATGTCATCTTTAATTATTTTTTCCCCATATTCACCGATTTTTTTACATTGGGAAATAATGTCTTCTACATAGCGTTCAGCTGCATCACAAGCATTTTCACCCGCAGTAATTTTTTTTTTCATATAGTCAAGAGCGTAAAATAAATCATACGCAGTCGGTCGTGTTGATCTCAGTTTTTCAACGGTTTCATGAACTTCTTTTTTACCAAGAACCATTCCGTATGCCGCAGCCGCTCCAATCGCAGGTGCTCCTCGGACAACCATATCTTTTATTGCAAACGCGATATGATCAACGGTTTTTGCTGTAAAAATCTCAAAGGAGTATGGAAGTTTTCGCTGATCGATAAATTTCACGAGATTGTTTTCAAACCATACTGAACGATATTCACGACCTTCGACTTTCATATCGTACTCCTCCTAGATCAGTTCTAGTATTTTTTCAATTTCTGTTCGATTAAAACCAGTTATGATAACTCCCTGATTTTTAATTAAAACAGTTTTTTGTTTTTGTAACAGTTTTAGGATATCTTTAACTCGATCGATTGTGTTATCTTTTGTTTCTTTTTTTGTCATAACACATCTGGTACAATTTTTTTCATAGATTTTTTTATCAAAAATTTCTACGATGAAATTAATATCTGGTCGAGCTTTTTGAATCATCCAGTGAATTGGGGTTTCTTTGCAGGGAATTTTTCGTCCTATTACTAAGATTATATTTTTAAATGGATCATAATCAACGACTTCGACGATATCTTCTTGTTTTATATTGTTTTTATCTTTATCATCAGTTGTGATGAGCATTCGTTTTCCATAATTACAACTGATACACCATTGTTCATCTTTGTCAGTTATTTTCTCAGTAATCTTTTTTTCGAGTTTTATCATTTCAACTACCAGTGGGCAGTTACAAACCTCTTGAGAAACAAAAAAAGTTTGAAAGAGCATTTCTTGGTTTTTATTCAGCATCAGTATCTGGTAAACTCGTCATGGTTTTTACGTTTTGCGTACCAGGAAAAAAATCGATTTTATACGAGAGTCAAGCCGCCTTTTCGTATGTCGACGTTCATCGGTTTAAGCGTATGTTTTGTCCCTCGCATTTTTCGAATGGTAAGTTTTCTACGGTCCATAGTCGGGTCGAGATCAAGCGTCAGTATTCCATCGACAAGGAATTCAGAAACACTATCTCGAGATAATTGTCGGGTTCCTTCAGGAATTTCTGAGGTCACCATCACGGTACAATCTTTTTCTGCAAGAATGCTCATAATCCGGCGGATATGGGTCCGCGTTGCTTGAATTGAGTTCACAGGATAAACTGTTTCATTGCCAGTTCCCTGTGCAGGTATTATTTCGTTACCTTTACTGACAATCCAAACAGGAACTTCAGCTAGAGGTGTCAGTGAATCAAGGACAACCCGATTATATTTCCGTGTCTGTATCTCTTCTTCAATTTCTTTGTGGATGTCCCATCGATCAAGATTTAGATATAAAAATTTCAATTGACCTTGCTCGATAGCATGTCTAAATTCAAACCCAAGTTCATGAGCTTGATAAATGAGATTTTCAATGCGATCATCAGATGTTAAATATAAACATTTTTCATTTTTTTGTAATCCTGCGTTGATATATTGAAAACATACAATAGTTTTTCCTGTCCCTGGGGTCCCAGATACGAGGATGATACTTCCTTGTGGAAAACCACCTTGGATAAGCTCATCAAGGCCAGGTATGCCTGTGCTGATACGTTTTGTTTCTGATGTAAAATGTATTCCGACTTGTACATCATCCATATGCATTCCATCCACTTATATCCCGAATTTCAAAAAGTATATCTTTTTAACCCTTAAATAAGTTTCTTATAGGTAAGCTATTAAAAGAAGAAAGAAGAAGAGAGGTTATGTGTCTCTTCTGTTGGCACAGATGAAAAATAGTTCATGATCGACGAGTTCCAACTGGCCAAATGGTTTATGGAGATTTTTATTTTTTATCGATGGATAGAACATGTATTTTGCCTCTCCCAAGTATCCAGCAAATACCATCATTTATTTAAGTATTTCTTTTTTTTCGTGGTTTGTTCTTGAAACAGGATCTATTGAGT from Candidatus Thermoplasmatota archaeon includes the following:
- the mtnA gene encoding S-methyl-5-thioribose-1-phosphate isomerase; translated protein: MKVEGREYRSVWFENNLVKFIDQRKLPYSFEIFTAKTVDHIAFAIKDMVVRGAPAIGAAAAYGMVLGKKEVHETVEKLRSTRPTAYDLFYALDYMKKKITAGENACDAAERYVEDIISQCKKIGEYGEKIIKDDMRILTHCNAGALATVDYGTALSPLRCAYRNGKKLFIYADETRPRLQGLLTAWELKQEGIPCIVIADNAAGHLMRTGEIDLVITGADRIAKNGDFANKIGTYEKAVLAKENNIPFYVAAPMSTFDGHLADGNKIIIEEREQRELAEVHGKTIFPPWVTVRNPAFDVTPSRYVTGFITDRGIKKE
- a CDS encoding class II aldolase/adducin family protein; translation: MLNKNQEMLFQTFFVSQEVCNCPLVVEMIKLEKKITEKITDKDEQWCISCNYGKRMLITTDDKDKNNIKQEDIVEVVDYDPFKNIILVIGRKIPCKETPIHWMIQKARPDINFIVEIFDKKIYEKNCTRCVMTKKETKDNTIDRVKDILKLLQKQKTVLIKNQGVIITGFNRTEIEKILELI
- a CDS encoding ATPase domain-containing protein; protein product: MDDVQVGIHFTSETKRISTGIPGLDELIQGGFPQGSIILVSGTPGTGKTIVCFQYINAGLQKNEKCLYLTSDDRIENLIYQAHELGFEFRHAIEQGQLKFLYLNLDRWDIHKEIEEEIQTRKYNRVVLDSLTPLAEVPVWIVSKGNEIIPAQGTGNETVYPVNSIQATRTHIRRIMSILAEKDCTVMVTSEIPEGTRQLSRDSVSEFLVDGILTLDLDPTMDRRKLTIRKMRGTKHTLKPMNVDIRKGGLTLV